A stretch of the Lolium perenne isolate Kyuss_39 chromosome 3, Kyuss_2.0, whole genome shotgun sequence genome encodes the following:
- the LOC127343196 gene encoding 3'-5' exonuclease-like produces the protein MAATYVTDVPFKRAVISTTVTSSGAAVERWVDEVCSMHGGAPYEIIVGLDVEWRPSYSPTQNPAALLQLCVYQRCLIFQLIHADYIPGSLLGFLMDSQFRFVGVGVDADADRLGRDYGLQVSNLEDLRGVAAEVTGIPELRQAGLITLARQVLGESIEKPQRIRMGPWDASRLSREQVHYACIDAYISSQLGGTLLDSDY, from the coding sequence ATGGCCGCCACGTATGTCACCGACGTGCCCTTCAAGCGAGCTGTGATCAGCACCACCGTCACCTCCTCCGGCGCAGCCGTGGAGCGCTGGGTCGATGAGGTGTGCTCCATGCACGGCGGCGCCCCGTACGAGATCATCGTCGGGCTCGACGTCGAGTGGCGCCCCAGCTACAGCCCCACGCAGAACCCCGCCGCGCTCCTTCAGCTCTGCGTCTACCAGCGCTGCCTCATCTTCCAGCTCATTCACGCCGACTACATCCCCGGCTCCCTCCTGGGCTTCCTCATGGACAGCCAGTTCCGCTTCGTCGGCGTCGGCGTGGACGCGGACGCTGACCGCCTGGGCCGTGACTACGGCCTCCAGGTGTCGAACCTCGAGGACCTCCGCGGCGTCGCGGCGGAGGTGACGGGCATCCCGGAGCTCCGGCAGGCCGGGCTGATCACTCTGGCGCGCCAGGTCCTGGGTGAGAGCATCGAGAAGCCGCAGCGGATCAGGATGGGGCCGTGGGACGCCTCCCGCCTCTCCCGCGAGCAGGTCCACTACGCCTGCATCGATGCCTACATCTCCAGCCAGCTCGGCGGGACGCTTCTCGACAGCGACTACTAG